In the genome of Vulpes lagopus strain Blue_001 chromosome 9, ASM1834538v1, whole genome shotgun sequence, the window TTCATGTCCATTCAGGTTCTATTCATGTGTCACCTTGAATTATTATGATTGGCCCTGTGCTTCTCTCCCATCCAGTGTTCTTACACCACTGCTCAGCACTCCATGCTGGCTAAGCTCTGCTCCCTCAGTGTGTCTGTCTTTGCCACATTCTTCTGACCAATTTTGTCTCTTAGATTTCTCCActtctccagctctctctctttttttaaaatttttatttatttatttatttttaaatttatttatgatagtcacagagagagagagagagaggcagagacataggcagagggagaagcaggctccatgcaccgggagcccgatgtgggattcgatcccgggtctccaggatcgcgccctgggccaaaggcaggcgccaaaccgctgcgccacccagggatccctctccagcTCTCTCTAATAGATTGAGGCTCAGCTCCATTTCCACCTCTTCCATGACTTCCCTGAAGCTTTCCCTAATTGTTCAATACACAACAAACCCTATGAATTCTAAAATTTACTGCTTGCTCTCCGGGCCAGTTTTGGGAGTGGGCATAAAAAGAAAACGGGAACACATTACCACCTGGGCAAATCCCATGTAAAGATTTTTAGCTGGGTAGATCATTGATAAGGAGTCTGGAAAGATTGTTACTGAGGCACAAACCCACTCTGACCCTCAATTAGCACCTTTTCTGTGTGGCCAAAAGGTTTCACAAAATGACAGTGTCCATTGGGAACTAAGACTCCCTGACAAGAATATTACCTCCTTGAAGATGTGTCCTTCTATATAGCAGAACCtgggcacatagtaaatgcttgaTCAATATATGATGAATTTATACCGTGTGTAGTTTATATCCTAATGTATCTTCCACAGTGCTTGCTGAATTGACTTAAACAACACTATAAATCCGGGTTATTTCAATAAAAACCAAGCCTGGCACCCCTACAGCACAAGAGCCTTACCCTTACACACCACTTGTCATAAACTTCCAGTTGCCTTCCTTTAAGACACTTGTCTCTTActaaaaaccccaaacaaataCTTCTACCAGAACTTGTTCAGCTCTGCCAGACAGGTAATTGCTTCTACTATTGCTAGGTCATGTCTCTGCGGAAGCGCCCATCACTTGGGATTATTAATctgtttatttcagttttattggcTAAGCTCTGAGCTCCTAGAACTTGGCTGTCTTATTCACCTTTACCCAAACCAAATGATCATTCACATAGGGGTAGTTAATGAAAATGACGGGTGGCACACGTTTCCGGCCCAGATGGGCCCAGGACGATTTGTACTGTATTTGTGAGGCACATTTAAAAATGCTACatgtgggatccctgagtggcgcagcggtttggcgcctgcctttggcccagggcgcgatcctggagacccgggatcaaatcccacgtcgggcatccagtgcatggagcctgcttctccctctgcctgtgtctctgcctctctctgtctctgtgtgactatcataaataaatacaaaaaaaaaatttaaaaaaaatgctacatgttaggggcacctggctggctcagtggttcggcgcctgcctttggctcaggtcgtgatccggggtcccgggatcgagtcccacactgggctccctgcgagcggagcctgcctctccctctgcctgggtctctgcctctctctctctctttggtgaataaataaaatctataaaatctatctctccctctctctctccatattaAATATCTTTGTATTCTCTAATAAGTCATACAACTCTGTATATCAGTAAGATTAATATCTCCAATTTACTAAAGAAACCGACTCAGAAGGTCAAGTTTTAGTTCAAGATATTACAGGAAAAAGCTAACACACTCGTGAACTTCAGCTGTGAAAGCCGGGAGGCGCGCCAGAGGCCTTTTGGACTCTTCAGGCCACCGTCGCTGGGTCCTCTCTGCCGCTTGTCCTTCTGCGCCTGCGCACTGCTCGGACGCCGTCCATTTCTGTTAGGAAGGACGTTAGGTTTGAGGTAGGTGTGAAGGTGAGTCGTGTTGCTTcgtgtcccacgtcagggtccatGTAGCTGCTGCGTCTTGTTGCCTGCTCTCGCTCTGTCTTGGAGTTGAGTTGTGCCCGCATCTGCGGTCGGGCCGCCTCGAACCTCTCCAGGGGTCGACCCCTGCACGCCCCGCCGCGGCTTGCGGAGGCCAACGGCCCGgccggggggctgcaggggcgtGGAGGAAGCGGCAGGGACTGagcggcggccggcgggggcCTGGGCTCCGCAGCGTACTTTCCCCCATCCAGCGTGACCTTGGTTGGGTCATTTGACTCGTCTGGCCCCAGGGTTTTCACTTTCTCCCGCAGCCGGTCGCATCCTAAGGGGCAGCGTAGGGGAAGGAGCAGTGTGTGCGCGCGGTCCGTGCCGTGTGGTGACGTCGCTGATTCGACTGGGGAAGCTGGAAAAGGGTCTGTGCCtcggggagggggaggtgggcgtCTTGCAGCCTCCCAGCGCGCCACCCGGCCCAGGCGGCCGAGGGTCTGCGGGGCCGCGCCTCGGTCCGGTCACGAGGTGGAGGCCCCTGCTGGGCTCCTGCCTGAGTTAAAACAGCTTATCCCGTAACCTTGGAAAAATTACACGTCATCTCCGTGTGCCCAAGTTTTCTCGTCAATGAAATGGGAACAATGAGCCGATAGTGAATTCGTAGAAGAGTAACATGGCTGTAAATCCGTTTGCACTTGTCAGTCCAGAGCCACCGCTTATCTTAACTGTGGTTGGGAGATActggttttctaatttttgctCCCCGGCTACTATTACTTATTGCAGTGACCTTGCTTATTTAGGGTAGTCATTCAGCCTGCTGgagggaaaaaacacaaaaccctgaAGCAGGCTAAGCCTTTAAACACCTCAGGCTTTGTGGGAGGAGTCATGCCTGTGCCCCTCTGAAGTGCATTGTGTCTTAAGAGTTCTGCAGATATCTGACTGTGTTCtcagttgtttttattattttactatcaAGGAGAAGAACTACCATGACTTCAAGTGCTTTAACGAAACCTCAGATGCGAGGCCTTCTGGCCAAGCGTCTGCGATTTCATATCGTTGGAGCCTTCGCTGTATCCCTGGGGGTTGCAGCTTTTTATAAGGTATGTATGTTTGATTTTTTACTTTGGTCCATTTTTGGTtcaaaaatgtgtgttttaaatatgaaaatgtattttcataagTAGCCCTGAGTCTTTGAAAGAAGCTCCCTCTTTAATGtgctcccttctccttcctccgcTAGCTAGCTCCGAGTCAGGAAAATACCTCCTATTCCCTAGATAGCTTGTCCTCCATTTCTAAAAGCAGCTGTATTAATTTGCTAGGTCTGCCAAAGTAcaacaaactgggtggcttaaacaacttttatttattgttctggaggctagaaatccaagatcaatgTGGCTGCAAGGTTGATTTCTCTTGAagcctctccttggcttgtagatgggtTTCCCCCCCTTGTCTTCACATTGGTCTCTGTgctaacatgtttttttttttaaatctcctggTGTAAAGATGCTAAGCATATTAGATTAGAACTCACCgtacaaatttcattttaatttgcctCTTTAAAGACCTATCTCCAAATACTGTTAAATTCTGAGGTGCTAGGGGTTTAAGACTTTAGCACatgaattttggaaaacaaatcagTCCATAACAAAAGGATATAATTTTACCAAAGCAGAGGGATGAGGAAGGCAGTGTTTGGCAGCTTGAAGCATTTGTTGCCACAGAACTGCATTTTAATGCTGTACCTTTTGTGGATTCTAACACATGACCTTTGGTGTttgatgtttttaagattttatttatttattcatgagagacagagagagagagagagagaggcagagaagaagcaggctccatgcagggagcctgacatgggactcaatcccggatctccaggcgctaaaccgctcagccacccggctgccccctTTGGtggttttttaataaatgttttgtattatggtaaaatacacataaaatttagccatttttaagtgtacacttcggtggtattaaatacatttataatgttgTGTGGCCATCACCACAGTCCATCTCCATAActctttcatcttgtaaaacctgaaactatatcCATTAAACAACAAACCCATCTCTTTTCTACTCCCAGTCCATAAAACTAATATTTCAGTATCTTactttgactactctaggtacctcatataaatggaatcctacattattttgtctttttgtaactggcttatttcgGTTAGCATAATGACCccagggttcatccatgtagtagtgtatgtcagaatttccttcctttttaagactgaataatattccattgtatgtctgTACTACATTTTGCTTATTAACTCAcctttgatggacacttaggttgcttccatgttttagctaTTGTAATGCTCCTATGAACATGGGTTAATTTTTTCAGTATATATTCAGAGGTGGAATgatagatcatatggtaattctatgtttaacttttcaagcaaccaccatactgttttctgtagtactgtcatacattttatatccaattttgctgaatttatttattgattctaaCAGGTTTTTTCTGGGTGGaatatttagggttttctctacATATATCATCTATAAACAGatgattttgcttcttcctttcccatttaaatgccttttatttctctttcttgcaaAACTGCTCTGGCTAGAACTGTGTTGAATGGAAGTGACAAAAGTGGACATCCCATGGATTATGTTGAGATAGTTTCATTCTATTCTtagagtgtttttatcatgacaGGATATTGaatttgtcaagtgctttttctgcattgagattattgtggtttttattttcacttattctgTTAATGTATATTATATTGATGGATTTCTTTATGTTGAACCATTGTGTATTGAACCATCCATGCATTCCAGGAATATACCTCCCTTGGTAATGGTGTACagtccttttaatatgctgctgaattcaatttgctagtttttgttaaagattttgtgtGTCAGTGTTCATAgggaatattggtctgtagttttcttgtagtaTTTGTctagctttggtatcagggtaatgctggcctcataaaatgagttagtgTTTCCACTTCAGTTGCTTGGAAAGATTTCAGAAGGATTGATAATTTTTTGTAGGATTGACCAGTGAAATAATCAGATCCAGGGCTTTTCTTTATTAGGAattattttgattactggttcaatGTCCTTACTAGTTATAgctcagattttctctttctttgtgatttagTCTTGGTAGGTTTTGTGTTTgtgggaatttatccatttcctctaaGTTATCCAGTCTGTTGGTATATAGTTGTTATACTACCCTCTTAGAATCTGTAGTAATGTCTCcactttcattcctgattttagtaatttaaatCTTTTCCCCTTGCTTCTTAGCCCATCTTGCTAAAGGGCTGTTAATTATGTTGATGTTTTTGAAGAACCAGTTTTTGGCCttgttgatttctttcttttattttccccctagtctctgttttgttgatctctgctctatctaatcttttttttttttttttttttttttttaagatttatttatttattcattcagagagagcgaagagagaggcagagacacaggcagagggagaagcaggctccatgcagggagcccgatgtgggactcgatcccgggtctccgggatcacaccctgggctgcaggcggcgctgaaccgctgcgccaccagggctgccctgctctaTCTAATCTTTATGGTTTCCTTCCTTCtagcttttggtttattttgttctttttctggtttcttaagTTGTAAtgttaggttgttgatttgagatctctctctcttttttaagattttagttattagagagagagagagagagaggcagaggcatatgCAGAGGTGAAGCAGGCTTCCAgttggagagcccaatgcaggactctattccaggacccaggatcaggaactgagccaaaggcagatgcttaaccactgagccacctaggtgcccctctcttgtttttttgttttgttttgttttaaagatttttatttctttattcatgagagacacagagagagagagacagagagagacagacacaggcagagggggaagcaggctccatgcaggggacccgatgtgggactcgatcccgggtctccaggatcacgccctgggtggaaggcggcgctaaaccgctaaaccacccagcCTGTCCCCCTCTCTcgttttttaatgtatgtatttatacttaaaaattccCCCCCTTAGCACTGCTTTCACTGAATCCTGTAAGTTTTGGTGTgtcctgttttttcatttgtctctaaatattttctaatttcattcctaatttctctttgatTCATTGGTTGTTTAAAAGTTTGTTGCTTAATCTCCATAGTTTTGTGAATTTGgtagttttccttttgttattgatttctaatctCATGCCATTAtgatcagagaacatactttgtaaaaaaaaaaaacatactttgtatgatatcTGCCTTTACATCTGTTGAAATTTAATTTATGGCCTAATATGTGGTCTGTCCTGGAAAATATCCCATGTGCAATTGAGAAGCATGTGTattctgggggcatctgggtggttcagttggttaagcttctgccttcagcttaggtcatgatcccagagttctgggatctagGCCGCTccggactctctgctcagcaggggagtctgtttctccttctccctcctcctgctatGCATGTAAGTGCTCTctcttgtgcatgtgctctctttctctctctctctctctctcagtaaataaataaatcactgtttaaaaaaaaaatgtgtattctgttgttgggGTGGAATGCTCTTTGTATATGTGTTAGAACTGATTGGTTTAATGAGTTAAGTCCTCTATTTCCTTACTTAAGTCTGGTCTGGTTTTATTTGTTACTGAGATTGTAGTATTGAAGTCTTCAGCTGTAGaactatttttctcttcaattctgtcagtttttgatttatatattttgctgGTGTTACTGCTGAGTAAATTTTTCTAAGTGTTATAAGGTCGTATCCTATTGAAgcttttatgattatataaaatccttctttgtctcctgtaatctttttttgatttaaagtctgttttgtctgctATTAGTAAAGGTCTCTTGCTCCTTTGGTTACTGTTTGCATAGAACATCTTTTTTCCACTCTTTCCCTTTCAATCTGTTTTTGTCTTTGGATCTGGAATGAGTGTTGCAGACAGCATATATAGTTGGGTCATTCTTTAGTCCATTCTATAATCTGTGGGGATTGTATGTATAGATACCTTTGGctcccaaaaggagaaaaaaagaaggaaggggaaaaagattCCCTATTCTTTTAAGTCCCCTGGAAGTAGCTCACCTGGTGAAAAAGAACTTGAAACAGTAGGAGTGCCAAAAACAGTGGCTACCAGCCTGTTTGCGCCTCTGTGAACAAAAACAATCTACTATCAGAGTACAGATCCCTGGTATATGGAGGAGAGGGTCCTTCTTGCCCATCTTCATTCCAGAAAAGCTATGTGTAAGCTGCTCCAGGAACACATGCACAGctgcctgccttgggcctggggGAAATGGG includes:
- the LOC121498660 gene encoding cytochrome c oxidase subunit 6C, which gives rise to MTSSALTKPQMRGLLAKRLRFHIVGAFAVSLGVAAFYKFAVAEPRKKAYADFYRNYDSMKDFEEMKKAGIFQSAK